The following coding sequences are from one Paenibacillus stellifer window:
- a CDS encoding NAD(P)/FAD-dependent oxidoreductase — MSKYDVIVVGAGPAGIFACYELTRKAPHWKVLLIDKGHDIYKRRCPILEEKIQFCPPASGRKEFAGCLPACSITAGFGGAGAYSDGKFNITTEFGGWMTDYLPPSKVTELIRYVDDINLEHGATDVITDPTTEPIRRIEQRGYAAGLKLLRAQVRHLGTEQNLEILKSIYEYLQTRIDMQFRTEVQDIVTVKEDGGHRVTGVTLKNGETYEAGLVMIAPGRDGSAWLTEVFKSRRLKMYNNQVDVGVRVETSDVVMQEINEHLYEGKFIFNTSVGTRVRTFCSNPSGHVVVENHSGVMAANGHSYNDPALGSANTNFALLVSHKFTEPFDKPNEYAREICKRANDLSNGGVIVQKYGDILRGRRSTATRIAEGFVEPTLKEAVPGDLGLVLPYNTMKSLIEMVEALEKVTPGIASEHTLFYGVEAKFYSARPKLKMTFETEIAGLFCGGDGAGITRGLAQAGAAGIWIARGMLDRA; from the coding sequence ATGAGTAAATATGATGTGATTGTCGTAGGTGCCGGTCCTGCCGGGATATTTGCATGCTATGAGCTGACGCGGAAGGCCCCTCACTGGAAAGTGCTGCTGATCGACAAAGGACATGACATATACAAACGCAGATGTCCGATTCTGGAGGAGAAGATTCAATTCTGCCCTCCGGCATCCGGACGCAAGGAGTTCGCAGGCTGTCTTCCAGCCTGCTCCATTACCGCCGGCTTTGGCGGAGCCGGTGCATACAGCGACGGCAAATTCAATATTACGACCGAGTTCGGCGGCTGGATGACGGATTATTTGCCGCCGTCGAAGGTTACGGAACTGATCCGCTACGTTGACGATATCAATCTGGAGCATGGGGCGACGGATGTGATTACCGACCCGACGACCGAGCCGATCCGCCGCATCGAGCAGCGCGGCTACGCGGCGGGGCTGAAGCTGCTGCGCGCCCAGGTGCGCCACTTGGGAACGGAGCAGAATCTCGAGATTCTGAAATCCATTTACGAATACCTGCAGACGAGAATTGACATGCAGTTCCGGACCGAGGTCCAGGATATCGTAACGGTCAAGGAGGATGGGGGACACCGGGTAACCGGCGTCACGCTGAAGAATGGCGAAACCTACGAGGCCGGACTGGTGATGATTGCCCCGGGACGGGACGGCTCAGCCTGGCTGACCGAGGTCTTCAAGAGCCGCCGCCTGAAGATGTACAACAACCAGGTGGATGTCGGTGTCCGCGTTGAGACCTCGGATGTTGTCATGCAGGAGATCAACGAGCATCTCTATGAAGGCAAATTCATTTTCAATACGTCGGTGGGCACCCGGGTCCGCACCTTCTGCAGCAACCCGTCGGGCCATGTGGTGGTCGAGAATCACAGCGGCGTAATGGCGGCGAACGGCCACTCCTATAACGATCCGGCGCTTGGTTCTGCCAACACCAACTTTGCGCTGCTGGTCTCCCACAAATTCACTGAACCATTCGACAAGCCTAACGAATACGCGCGCGAAATTTGCAAACGGGCGAATGATCTTTCAAACGGCGGGGTCATCGTGCAGAAATACGGCGATATTCTGCGGGGCCGGCGCTCGACCGCTACCAGAATCGCGGAAGGCTTCGTCGAGCCTACGCTGAAAGAGGCGGTTCCCGGCGATCTCGGTCTGGTTCTGCCGTATAACACGATGAAGAGCCTGATCGAAATGGTCGAGGCGCTGGAGAAGGTCACCCCCGGCATCGCCTCGGAGCATACGCTGTTCTACGGGGTGGAAGCGAAGTTCTACTCCGCCCGTCCGAAGCTGAAGATGACCTTCGAGACGGAGATTGCCGGGCTCTTCTGCGGCGGAGACGGCGCGGGAATAACACGGGGACTCGCTCAGGCGGGCGCGGCAGGCATATGGATTGCGCGGGGCATGCTGGACCGCGCGTAA
- a CDS encoding M14 family metallopeptidase — translation MTKDIQALAAAYPNLIRYESIGKTAFGRDIWAVALGNGEATIFINGSHHAREWLTTTLNLYMLEQYAQAYISDGQIGKYSARQSLNETTIWFVPMVNPDGVTLQQFGASAFPQSVRTRLIQMNGGSANFDRWKANAKGVDLNRQYDADWAHIQKAVSYPNFMNYKGTAPEQAEETKALVAFTKRIDPEIAVSYHTAGSILYWNFHTQKANLSRDQRLARTFSSKTGYSLVAPSSNPSGGGYTDWFIQTYGRPAFTPELGTKTGETNLPISAFSSEWRKNKTIGLWLADEGYKLWYQKNKNNRVVQDYAASFNITETKRAYSQNNFLSQASIQISPQTLQSIRRSGNWFLIQTYAGPKWIYEAHPQIGTPETVDVYLDLQDKVSLYASPLDQTSETLLPPQEVHAIKRWKSWYLVEVQTGTKWVNLTNLSFRELTPMNQNLTLSQPVSLYDEPDGKVILEISEVPQDVTAIRQWKNWVEVQLPNQQTGWVQLEL, via the coding sequence ATGACGAAAGATATACAGGCTCTGGCCGCCGCTTATCCCAATCTGATCCGCTATGAGAGCATTGGCAAGACCGCTTTCGGCCGCGACATTTGGGCGGTTGCGCTCGGAAATGGAGAGGCGACGATTTTTATTAACGGTTCCCATCATGCCCGGGAATGGCTGACGACAACCTTGAATCTGTACATGCTGGAGCAATATGCCCAGGCCTATATCAGCGACGGGCAAATCGGGAAATATTCAGCCAGGCAGAGCCTGAATGAGACGACCATTTGGTTTGTTCCTATGGTCAATCCTGACGGTGTGACCCTGCAGCAGTTCGGAGCTTCCGCTTTCCCGCAATCGGTGCGGACAAGGCTTATCCAGATGAACGGCGGCAGCGCCAACTTTGACCGCTGGAAAGCGAATGCGAAAGGTGTCGACCTGAATCGCCAATATGATGCGGATTGGGCGCATATTCAAAAAGCAGTCTCATATCCGAACTTTATGAATTATAAAGGGACGGCTCCCGAACAGGCCGAAGAGACGAAAGCTCTGGTTGCGTTTACGAAACGGATCGACCCTGAAATCGCGGTGTCCTACCATACCGCAGGCAGCATTTTGTATTGGAATTTTCATACCCAGAAAGCCAATCTGTCACGCGATCAACGGTTGGCCCGCACTTTTTCCTCCAAAACGGGATATTCTCTCGTGGCTCCTTCGTCCAATCCTTCGGGCGGCGGATATACGGATTGGTTCATTCAAACGTACGGCCGGCCTGCCTTCACACCGGAGCTGGGCACGAAGACGGGAGAAACCAATCTGCCGATCTCCGCTTTTTCTTCAGAATGGAGGAAGAACAAGACGATTGGCCTGTGGCTCGCGGATGAAGGATATAAGCTGTGGTATCAGAAAAATAAAAATAACAGGGTGGTCCAGGACTATGCCGCCTCGTTCAACATAACGGAAACCAAGAGGGCTTATAGTCAAAACAACTTCCTTTCCCAGGCATCCATCCAGATCTCGCCGCAGACGTTACAGTCCATACGCCGGTCAGGAAATTGGTTCTTGATTCAGACTTACGCGGGACCAAAATGGATTTATGAAGCACATCCGCAAATCGGAACGCCGGAGACGGTTGATGTGTATCTGGATCTGCAAGACAAAGTTTCGCTCTATGCTTCACCGCTCGATCAAACCTCTGAGACGCTGCTTCCTCCGCAGGAAGTGCATGCGATTAAGCGCTGGAAATCCTGGTATCTGGTCGAAGTGCAGACGGGGACGAAATGGGTTAATTTGACGAATCTATCGTTCAGAGAGCTGACGCCCATGAATCAAAACCTGACCTTGTCGCAGCCTGTGTCGCTGTACGATGAACCGGACGGCAAGGTGATTCTGGAAATCAGCGAAGTGCCGCAAGATGTCACAGCTATTCGGCAGTGGAAGAACTGGGTGGAAGTCCAATTGCCGAATCAACAGACGGGCTGGGTCCAGCTGGAGCTATAA
- a CDS encoding GGDEF domain-containing protein produces MPNPLQPPRQFNWNRALLNAFWIVLLIHTSSQLLNSRLILPDLIIVGIIVLLESICKWKPDASEVSITVGSYVISVLIVAFLAPDVRVWPLIMALPLLVSMIYMRTSYLFASAAGALLFLAILGEVQGLNASQLPDTLLIGMMFAALALTGLGVIRRGNDLIRSLANSEKTEQDLRIQNIIMDRLSKIDPLTDLYNHKTFHEYLGWLIDHQQSNPFPMQLAILDIDNFKKVNDTYGHWVGDIALKQVASEVLFHIGTDDFAARYGGEEFAIILTAKTLEEARDIMERIRTGVAGHHISEMEGKSVTVSIGMHDFQGADSKSYVFQKADDALYEAKKTGKNRIIVL; encoded by the coding sequence ATGCCCAACCCTTTGCAACCTCCTCGCCAATTCAATTGGAACCGTGCGCTGCTGAATGCCTTCTGGATTGTGCTGCTTATTCATACATCAAGTCAACTGTTAAACAGCCGCCTCATTCTGCCTGATTTGATTATTGTGGGTATCATTGTTCTGCTTGAAAGCATCTGCAAATGGAAGCCCGATGCAAGCGAAGTTTCCATCACGGTTGGAAGCTATGTTATATCCGTTCTGATCGTCGCGTTTCTGGCTCCGGATGTTCGTGTATGGCCGCTGATTATGGCTCTCCCGCTGCTGGTATCCATGATCTACATGAGAACCTCCTACCTGTTCGCTTCTGCCGCGGGGGCGCTCCTGTTTCTGGCGATACTTGGAGAAGTTCAAGGCTTGAACGCCTCCCAGCTGCCAGACACGTTGCTGATCGGCATGATGTTCGCCGCTCTTGCCCTGACCGGGCTTGGCGTCATCCGGCGCGGCAACGACCTGATCCGTTCCCTTGCGAATTCCGAGAAAACCGAGCAGGATCTGCGGATTCAGAACATCATCATGGACCGCCTGTCCAAAATCGACCCGCTGACCGACTTATACAACCATAAGACTTTCCATGAATACTTGGGCTGGCTGATCGATCACCAGCAATCCAATCCTTTTCCCATGCAGCTGGCGATTCTCGATATCGATAACTTCAAGAAAGTGAACGACACCTACGGCCACTGGGTCGGCGACATCGCGCTGAAGCAGGTTGCGTCCGAGGTGCTCTTCCATATTGGAACCGACGATTTTGCCGCCCGATACGGCGGAGAGGAATTCGCCATCATTCTGACCGCCAAGACGCTAGAGGAAGCGCGGGACATTATGGAACGGATAAGGACCGGCGTCGCCGGCCACCATATTTCCGAGATGGAAGGAAAGTCGGTGACGGTGAGCATCGGCATGCATGATTTTCAGGGCGCGGATTCGAAGAGCTATGTCTTTCAAAAAGCTGACGATGCCCTGTACGAAGCGAAGAAGACGGGGAAGAACCGGATTATCGTGCTTTAG
- a CDS encoding sensor histidine kinase produces MSYAITILLQLLERAALLLMTLFVLTRIPRFKEIFQKGAYAPPELFIGTVIFSLFAIFSTYSGIKVDGSLVNVRIVAIMAGGILFGPWVGMITGLISGVHRFLIDIGGVTSVPCLITSVTAGIVSGIIHRRVPAGRRWKVGILAGMGCEALTMLLIIAMAHPMSLGIDIVSKIAFPMIVSQVSVGLIVMLVQSVEGEKERIAARQSKLALDIANKTLPYFRSINPESLRRICTIIKEDIGADAVAITDTRWIRAYVGVGEEYYTEKNEIISDETKQTLSSGEITIRNNDTDYNHQHIRSLIIIPLKEKGEVTGALKIYYTKAHKITYSLQAMAIGLSQIISTLMEVSRVEDIKEMANKAELKALQTRINPHFLFNALNAIASSIRIDPDKARELIVNLSGYMRYNLELTDDFIDIRKELQQVRYYVEIEKARFGKRLNVIYDIDDEADVRIPSLIIQPLVENAIVHGILKERGAGTVTISVKDRGESVEIGIADTGVGISEETIQKVYTGDMPENKIGLFNVHQRVKLIYGEGLRITRAEKGTIITFTVKKEHR; encoded by the coding sequence ATGTCTTACGCAATTACGATCCTGCTGCAGCTGCTCGAACGGGCGGCGCTGCTCCTGATGACCCTGTTCGTGCTGACCCGGATTCCGAGGTTCAAGGAGATTTTTCAGAAGGGGGCCTACGCGCCGCCCGAGCTGTTCATCGGCACTGTCATCTTCAGCCTGTTCGCGATCTTCAGCACGTACAGCGGGATCAAGGTGGATGGCTCGCTGGTGAATGTCCGCATTGTGGCGATCATGGCCGGGGGCATTTTGTTCGGCCCGTGGGTAGGCATGATCACCGGGCTGATCTCCGGCGTTCACCGGTTCCTGATCGATATCGGCGGTGTAACCTCGGTTCCCTGTCTCATTACGAGCGTTACTGCGGGGATTGTCTCGGGGATCATTCACCGCCGGGTTCCGGCCGGGCGCCGCTGGAAGGTGGGTATTCTGGCCGGGATGGGCTGCGAGGCGCTCACGATGCTGCTGATTATCGCAATGGCGCATCCGATGTCGCTGGGAATCGATATTGTCTCCAAGATCGCTTTTCCGATGATCGTCAGCCAGGTCAGCGTCGGACTGATCGTCATGCTCGTGCAGAGCGTTGAAGGCGAGAAGGAACGGATTGCTGCCCGGCAGTCCAAGCTCGCGCTGGATATCGCCAACAAGACCCTCCCTTATTTTCGCAGCATCAATCCCGAGTCCCTGCGCCGGATCTGCACAATCATCAAGGAGGATATCGGAGCCGATGCGGTTGCAATCACCGATACGAGATGGATTCGCGCTTATGTCGGCGTCGGGGAGGAATATTATACGGAGAAGAACGAGATTATCAGTGACGAGACGAAACAGACGCTGTCAAGCGGGGAAATCACGATCCGCAACAATGACACGGATTACAATCATCAGCATATCCGTTCTCTTATCATCATTCCGCTGAAGGAGAAGGGCGAGGTTACCGGCGCGCTCAAAATTTATTACACCAAAGCCCACAAAATCACTTATTCCCTGCAGGCAATGGCCATCGGCCTCTCGCAGATTATTTCCACGCTGATGGAGGTTTCGCGGGTGGAGGATATCAAGGAGATGGCGAACAAGGCGGAGCTGAAGGCGCTGCAGACGCGGATCAATCCGCATTTTCTGTTCAACGCCCTGAATGCGATCGCCTCCTCGATCCGGATCGACCCGGACAAGGCAAGGGAACTGATTGTGAACCTGTCGGGCTATATGCGCTACAACCTGGAGCTGACGGACGACTTCATTGATATCCGCAAGGAGCTTCAGCAGGTCCGCTATTATGTCGAGATTGAAAAGGCGCGCTTCGGCAAACGCCTCAACGTTATATACGACATTGACGACGAAGCGGATGTCCGGATTCCGAGCCTGATTATCCAGCCGCTGGTCGAGAACGCGATCGTGCACGGGATTCTTAAAGAGCGGGGAGCGGGTACAGTCACAATTTCCGTCAAGGACCGGGGGGAGAGCGTGGAGATCGGCATAGCCGACACCGGTGTCGGCATCAGCGAAGAGACCATTCAGAAGGTATATACCGGCGATATGCCGGAGAATAAGATCGGCCTGTTCAACGTGCACCAGCGGGTGAAGCTGATCTATGGCGAGGGACTGCGCATCACGAGAGCGGAGAAGGGTACTATCATTACCTTTACGGTGAAAAAGGAGCATCGATGA
- a CDS encoding methyl-accepting chemotaxis protein, whose protein sequence is MLLQHKRLVFAWNAVFLLLAVLYVLLFIKMFWVHKLVLVLIFLSSMLLSYAVYRSRGRLDSVLVQAEDQVRTLGSEMLVTSDRMHGALAEISRHTEELQRTADLSHELEVALKSRSYEAKANMEEASSTMNGVAGAAESIQQLTDKLGRSMQAASREVAEMVDSLKNTDEVMKELKEQSGDMFEKFTALSKHIATVESINEVIVGVVEETSLLALNASIEAARAGEQGRGFAVVAGRISKLAEQSRSSVDRSSALLVDINQGVRQVLESVERERVSVDRGVSEVASVKVRLAEMSGTVRVVDEAVGETVKATVRQSELIAGGLEELTVAVGLLNETIASVDVTLEQVDRQRSQIGELNGVSAQMLAESQALRESVAEIAGSHEIQDSRYSEKLEYAKKLLLRLAAREELSVPDMDTHKKVLAGCLKESEDVQAIWSNRTDGTFIFSQPEAGLLNAKQRDWWIGAMNEGDYVSEPYISAITKRPCITLSRSITDGSGNKVGVVGVDLAV, encoded by the coding sequence ATGCTCTTGCAACACAAGCGTCTCGTTTTCGCCTGGAATGCCGTCTTTTTGCTGCTTGCTGTACTGTACGTACTGTTGTTCATCAAAATGTTCTGGGTACACAAGCTGGTACTGGTGCTGATCTTCTTGTCATCGATGCTTCTTTCATACGCCGTGTACCGATCCCGTGGCCGGCTGGACTCGGTCCTGGTCCAGGCGGAAGATCAGGTGCGGACGCTCGGCAGCGAAATGCTGGTGACCTCCGACCGGATGCACGGCGCGCTGGCGGAGATCAGCCGGCATACCGAGGAGCTCCAGCGGACAGCCGATCTATCGCATGAGCTGGAAGTGGCCCTTAAGAGCCGTAGCTATGAGGCCAAAGCCAATATGGAGGAAGCCTCCTCCACAATGAACGGGGTCGCCGGGGCCGCAGAGAGCATTCAGCAGCTTACCGACAAGCTGGGCCGGAGCATGCAGGCGGCCAGCCGGGAGGTTGCCGAAATGGTCGACTCCCTGAAGAATACGGATGAGGTCATGAAAGAGCTTAAAGAGCAGAGCGGCGATATGTTCGAGAAGTTCACTGCGCTCAGCAAGCATATCGCGACTGTCGAGAGCATTAATGAAGTGATCGTCGGCGTTGTGGAAGAAACGTCGCTGCTGGCGCTTAACGCATCCATCGAAGCGGCGCGCGCGGGCGAGCAGGGACGAGGCTTCGCGGTCGTCGCCGGCCGCATCAGCAAGCTTGCGGAGCAGAGCCGCTCGTCGGTGGACCGTTCCTCTGCACTGCTGGTCGATATCAATCAGGGCGTGCGGCAGGTACTGGAGTCGGTGGAGCGGGAACGCGTTTCTGTCGATCGTGGAGTAAGCGAGGTAGCCTCCGTTAAGGTGCGGCTCGCCGAGATGTCGGGAACGGTTCGGGTCGTGGATGAAGCGGTCGGGGAGACCGTGAAGGCGACCGTCCGCCAGAGCGAGCTCATCGCCGGGGGGCTGGAGGAGCTGACCGTGGCGGTCGGCCTGCTCAACGAGACGATTGCCAGCGTCGATGTAACGCTGGAGCAGGTGGACCGGCAGCGGAGCCAGATCGGCGAGCTGAACGGCGTCAGCGCCCAGATGCTTGCCGAGTCGCAGGCGCTGCGCGAGTCCGTCGCGGAAATCGCCGGCAGCCACGAGATTCAGGACAGCCGTTACTCGGAGAAGCTGGAGTATGCGAAGAAGCTGCTGCTGCGCCTGGCGGCCAGAGAGGAGCTTAGCGTTCCCGATATGGACACGCACAAGAAGGTGCTGGCCGGCTGCCTGAAAGAATCGGAAGACGTACAGGCGATCTGGTCCAACCGGACGGACGGCACATTCATCTTCTCGCAGCCGGAAGCGGGGCTGCTTAATGCGAAGCAGCGGGATTGGTGGATCGGAGCGATGAACGAGGGGGATTATGTATCTGAGCCTTACATCTCGGCCATTACGAAGCGCCCCTGCATTACGCTCTCGCGGTCGATTACCGACGGAAGCGGGAACAAGGTCGGCGTTGTCGGCGTCGATCTTGCGGTGTGA
- a CDS encoding LytR/AlgR family response regulator transcription factor, with product MRAIIVEDEELARQELAYLIRANSGIEIVAEFEDGLDALKYVQANEVDVLFLDINIPSVDGVLLAQNISKFTVKPYIVFITAYKEHAAEAFEIEAFDYILKPYNETRIKGMLAKLETAASARHAGAKEGRSPVSNKVNLWENEKIIVVDADDIYYASAQEKTTSVFTRSHEYSMGVSISEFHGRLPQDRFFRCHRSFIVNLSKIKEIIPWFNNTYLLRLRDLDFEVPVSRSKVKEFRQLMRL from the coding sequence ATGAGAGCCATCATTGTCGAAGACGAAGAACTGGCAAGACAGGAGCTGGCCTATCTGATCCGGGCGAACAGCGGGATCGAGATCGTTGCCGAGTTCGAGGATGGGCTGGATGCGCTGAAATATGTGCAGGCCAATGAAGTAGATGTGCTGTTTCTCGATATTAATATCCCGTCGGTGGACGGCGTGCTGCTGGCCCAGAATATTAGCAAGTTCACGGTGAAACCCTATATTGTATTCATCACCGCATACAAGGAGCATGCCGCCGAAGCGTTCGAAATCGAGGCGTTTGATTACATCCTGAAGCCGTACAATGAGACGCGGATCAAGGGAATGCTGGCGAAGCTGGAGACGGCGGCCTCGGCCCGGCATGCGGGAGCGAAGGAAGGGCGAAGCCCGGTCAGCAACAAGGTCAATCTGTGGGAAAATGAGAAGATCATCGTCGTCGACGCCGATGACATCTATTACGCCTCGGCGCAGGAGAAGACGACCAGCGTGTTCACGCGCAGCCACGAATATTCGATGGGCGTCAGCATCAGCGAGTTTCACGGCAGACTGCCGCAGGACCGCTTCTTCCGCTGCCATCGCTCCTTCATCGTGAACCTCTCGAAGATCAAGGAGATTATCCCGTGGTTCAACAATACGTACCTGCTTCGGCTGCGCGATCTGGACTTTGAAGTGCCGGTAAGCCGCAGCAAGGTGAAGGAATTCAGGCAGCTCATGAGGCTGTAG
- a CDS encoding EAL domain-containing protein has translation MKRHAFILPFLVLLLAILPEAALAAKKEVAYRAELDYPPYKYVQNNYLTGFDIDLTNRIFEKQTYHVDYSSEPWNKVYRQLVNGEIDTGGLMAVNADRARDILYSKPVMQTFISVYARPGFTGQVTLKNLGSYRIGVGKGQYTESVLLKKAGVSGYTAYPTVAEALDALTKGHIDLLFENQSVVDYLIVEEGLTGKIIHKLRNLYPADVAYGVSKDSAELIPYINKRLDLLQRDGTFEQLYQQYFFSHSDGYMDQKRYRAILWLAAAVLLMTAGILLLRIYIGRLRKGLRAEQRFTESIIEHTGVFVLAVREDRTIMRLNKLGEQVLGVSEAELIGRKLDEAAIIIPGASQIKELLHRAVAYHFVDRKELQIPENSPDGRFYLCRTTLIRELGGRDSDTFVLIGIDIDEQKRNELKLHSSYCKLEAANRELAHAQEELQEHNEKLGFSERRFRLAVEASGAYIWELEIDSWTYWVSERWYETMGFTEKGIDRSVESLLMLIHPDDREYSDRALYDHLAGRTPVYETEYRMRTEDGRYLWFEVRGKSIGDIGGGRPLFIGSLIDITHRKQIEFKLSNSYQELEATYEQLTATQHELMEHYDILLENQKEMHHLAYFDSLSHLPNRPYLLDAMEKYFLFPGGNAALLFVDTDNFKYINDTMGHKFGDILIRQMSERLQEILSGEGSMLSRLGGDEFVIFVKDVAGRDDVTRMAENIICEFKKPFSIGESSIYVSVSVGISFYPEDGSSTEEILKNADIAMYRAKEAGKGIYAVYDKSMHTEFSERMMIEKHLRSALDNAEFELYYQPQVEIATGSITGFEALIRWNSPELGFVSPLTFIQIAEDSRLIIPIGRWVLREACFFMKSVCRDRRHSYKISVNISVIQLLQDDFIDMLTEILEESGMAPECLELEITESVFIESYERTIAKLNELRSRGIRIALDDFGTGYSSLSYLQQLPISTLKMDKTFIDPLPGDPFSQSFIRTMVSLGHEIGLEVVAEGVEDKEQLAFLKGSGCDMVQGYLISRPLSRQHTEAFIRQQGGGWM, from the coding sequence ATGAAGCGTCATGCGTTCATCCTGCCGTTTCTTGTACTGCTGCTTGCCATACTGCCCGAGGCTGCTCTTGCCGCCAAGAAGGAAGTGGCTTACAGGGCGGAGCTGGACTATCCCCCTTATAAATATGTTCAGAACAATTACTTGACCGGTTTTGATATCGATCTGACGAACCGGATCTTTGAGAAGCAGACGTACCACGTGGATTACAGCAGTGAACCTTGGAACAAGGTGTATCGGCAGCTGGTGAACGGGGAAATCGATACGGGCGGCCTGATGGCGGTTAACGCCGATCGGGCGCGGGACATACTCTACTCCAAGCCGGTGATGCAGACCTTCATATCGGTGTATGCCAGACCGGGATTTACAGGGCAGGTCACGCTTAAGAATTTGGGAAGTTACAGGATTGGCGTGGGCAAGGGGCAGTATACGGAGAGCGTGCTTCTCAAGAAGGCGGGAGTCAGCGGATACACTGCGTATCCGACGGTTGCCGAAGCTCTTGATGCCCTGACGAAGGGCCATATCGATCTGCTCTTCGAGAATCAATCGGTCGTTGACTATCTCATTGTCGAAGAGGGATTAACGGGGAAGATCATACATAAATTGAGAAATTTATATCCGGCAGATGTGGCCTACGGCGTGAGCAAGGACTCGGCAGAACTGATTCCCTATATCAATAAGCGCCTGGATCTCCTTCAGCGGGACGGAACCTTCGAGCAGCTGTACCAGCAGTATTTCTTCAGCCATTCCGATGGATATATGGATCAGAAGCGCTACCGGGCTATTCTGTGGCTTGCCGCCGCCGTTCTTCTGATGACCGCAGGCATTCTCCTTCTCCGCATATACATCGGGCGTCTGCGCAAGGGACTCCGCGCCGAACAGCGTTTCACGGAGAGCATCATCGAGCATACAGGCGTGTTCGTGCTGGCGGTCCGGGAGGACCGGACGATCATGCGGCTTAACAAGCTCGGTGAACAGGTTCTCGGGGTCAGCGAAGCGGAGCTGATCGGAAGAAAACTGGACGAGGCGGCAATTATAATTCCGGGTGCGAGCCAGATCAAGGAGCTGCTGCATCGCGCGGTCGCCTATCATTTTGTCGACCGAAAGGAGCTGCAGATTCCGGAGAACAGTCCGGATGGCAGATTCTATCTGTGCCGGACGACGCTGATCAGGGAGCTCGGAGGCCGCGACTCGGACACTTTTGTGCTGATCGGGATCGATATCGATGAACAAAAGCGCAATGAGCTGAAGCTGCATTCCAGCTACTGCAAGCTGGAGGCGGCGAACCGGGAGCTGGCGCATGCCCAGGAGGAACTCCAGGAGCATAACGAGAAGCTGGGATTCAGCGAACGGCGGTTCCGTTTGGCGGTTGAAGCCTCGGGGGCTTACATCTGGGAGCTGGAGATCGATAGCTGGACGTATTGGGTCTCCGAGCGATGGTATGAGACGATGGGGTTCACCGAGAAGGGCATCGACCGCTCTGTCGAATCGCTCCTGATGCTCATTCATCCGGACGACAGGGAGTATTCGGACCGCGCGCTGTACGATCATCTTGCAGGCCGTACACCAGTCTATGAGACAGAGTACCGGATGCGGACCGAAGACGGAAGATATCTCTGGTTCGAGGTCAGAGGCAAGTCCATCGGAGATATCGGCGGTGGCCGCCCGCTGTTTATCGGATCGCTGATCGACATCACCCACCGGAAGCAGATAGAGTTCAAGCTGAGCAACAGCTACCAGGAGCTTGAGGCAACCTATGAGCAGCTTACAGCCACTCAGCATGAGCTCATGGAGCATTATGATATTTTGCTCGAGAATCAGAAGGAAATGCATCATCTCGCTTATTTCGATTCCTTAAGCCATCTGCCGAACCGTCCGTATCTGCTGGATGCGATGGAGAAATATTTCCTCTTTCCCGGAGGAAATGCCGCGCTGCTGTTCGTGGATACGGACAACTTCAAATATATCAATGACACGATGGGCCATAAGTTCGGCGATATTCTGATCCGGCAGATGAGCGAGAGATTGCAGGAGATTTTATCCGGAGAAGGCAGCATGCTCTCCCGCCTGGGAGGAGATGAATTCGTAATCTTCGTCAAGGATGTCGCAGGCAGGGATGATGTGACGCGCATGGCCGAGAACATTATCTGCGAGTTCAAGAAGCCGTTCTCGATCGGCGAGAGCAGCATCTATGTCTCGGTGAGCGTCGGCATTTCCTTTTATCCGGAAGACGGAAGCTCCACGGAGGAGATTCTCAAGAACGCCGATATTGCCATGTACCGGGCCAAAGAAGCGGGCAAGGGCATTTATGCCGTGTATGACAAATCGATGCACACCGAATTCAGCGAACGGATGATGATCGAGAAGCATCTGCGCAGCGCGCTCGACAATGCGGAGTTTGAGCTGTACTATCAACCCCAGGTGGAGATTGCGACAGGCTCCATTACCGGCTTCGAAGCACTGATCCGCTGGAACAGCCCCGAGCTTGGCTTCGTGTCGCCTCTGACGTTCATCCAGATTGCCGAGGATTCGCGGCTGATTATTCCGATCGGAAGGTGGGTGCTGCGAGAGGCCTGCTTCTTCATGAAATCAGTGTGCCGGGACCGGCGCCATTCCTACAAGATCTCGGTTAACATTTCGGTGATCCAGTTGCTTCAGGACGACTTTATCGATATGCTAACCGAAATTCTTGAAGAAAGCGGCATGGCGCCGGAATGCCTGGAGCTTGAGATCACGGAGTCGGTCTTTATCGAATCGTATGAGCGGACGATCGCCAAGCTCAACGAGCTGCGCTCAAGGGGCATCCGCATTGCGCTGGACGATTTCGGCACAGGCTATTCCTCGCTTAGCTACCTGCAGCAGCTTCCGATCTCCACGCTGAAAATGGACAAGACCTTCATCGACCCCCTTCCGGGCGACCCCTTCAGCCAGTCATTCATCCGGACGATGGTGTCGCTGGGCCATGAAATCGGGCTTGAGGTCGTGGCGGAAGGCGTAGAGGACAAGGAGCAGCTTGCCTTCCTGAAGGGTTCAGGATGCGATATGGTGCAGGGCTATCTGATCAGCCGCCCGCTGTCCCGGCAGCATACGGAGGCATTCATCCGGCAGCAGGGCGGCGGTTGGATGTAA